The following proteins are co-located in the Paludibaculum fermentans genome:
- a CDS encoding arylsulfatase: MRNNADIYTRLVPVVSLSKMLTRRAALASAFAPAVLKAAPARPNVIFILTDDQGYGDVSLHGNPNLRTPNMDAIAQQGVQFTRFHVMPVCSPTRSCLMTGRYNYRTGVVDTYLGRSMMHSSEVTVAESLAAAGYQTGLFGKWHLGDNYPLRAMDQGFQTALTLRGGGLAQPASPPNTGYFDPPLELNGRRAIRKGYCSDIFFDEALQFIEKNRRKPFFTYISTNAPHTPLEIKEEWAEPYRKAGLDDTTARIYGMVANLDSNIGRLMEHLRRLNLEQNTLLWFMTDNGPQQPRFNAGLRGLKTTPYEGGIRVPSFLRWPAKIQPGTKDARIAAHIDFLPTVLDACGVPPPKDHKIDGRSLLAPPVERSLYFQWHRGDAPEAFRNCAVLTDRWKLVGTDKREPELYDLPNDPGESKNLAAAEPAIARKLRYQYDAWFADVSAERGYAPPRIFVGTPHENPVILSRQDWRGPQASWNADGLGHYEIDVRSTTTFEVTLRFPPTTQDATAILTCGSVRQEVPVPAGATQVVLSKVVLPQGPANIEGSLQLAGRRIGAHYLELRTGKPSAK; the protein is encoded by the coding sequence ATGCGAAACAATGCGGATATCTACACCCGCCTCGTCCCGGTGGTATCGTTGTCGAAAATGCTCACCCGCCGTGCCGCCCTCGCTTCCGCCTTCGCCCCGGCTGTCCTCAAGGCCGCGCCTGCCCGTCCGAACGTCATTTTCATCCTGACCGACGATCAGGGCTACGGCGACGTCTCGCTGCACGGCAACCCGAACCTGCGCACGCCGAATATGGACGCCATCGCGCAGCAGGGCGTCCAGTTCACCCGGTTTCACGTCATGCCGGTCTGCTCGCCCACGCGGTCGTGCCTCATGACCGGCCGCTACAACTACCGCACCGGAGTGGTGGATACCTACCTCGGCCGCTCGATGATGCACTCCAGTGAAGTCACCGTGGCTGAGTCGCTGGCGGCGGCCGGCTACCAGACTGGCCTGTTCGGCAAGTGGCACCTGGGCGACAACTACCCCTTGCGCGCGATGGATCAGGGCTTCCAGACCGCCCTCACCCTGCGCGGCGGCGGCTTGGCCCAGCCCGCCTCGCCACCCAACACCGGCTACTTCGATCCGCCGCTGGAACTCAACGGCCGGCGCGCCATCCGCAAGGGTTACTGCTCCGACATCTTCTTCGACGAGGCGCTGCAGTTCATTGAGAAGAACCGGCGAAAGCCATTCTTTACCTATATCTCCACAAACGCTCCGCACACCCCGCTTGAGATCAAGGAGGAGTGGGCGGAGCCCTACCGCAAAGCAGGCCTCGACGACACGACGGCCCGGATCTATGGCATGGTCGCGAATCTGGACTCGAACATCGGCCGCCTGATGGAGCACCTGCGCCGGCTGAACCTGGAGCAGAACACGCTGCTCTGGTTCATGACCGACAACGGGCCCCAGCAGCCGCGGTTCAACGCCGGACTGCGCGGCCTGAAAACGACGCCCTATGAAGGCGGAATCCGGGTGCCCAGCTTCCTGCGCTGGCCCGCGAAGATCCAGCCGGGTACGAAGGACGCGCGCATTGCCGCCCACATCGACTTCCTGCCGACGGTGCTCGACGCCTGCGGAGTGCCGCCGCCCAAGGACCATAAGATCGACGGCCGGTCCCTGCTTGCGCCGCCGGTCGAGCGGTCGCTCTACTTCCAATGGCACCGCGGGGATGCTCCCGAGGCGTTCCGCAACTGCGCGGTGCTGACCGACAGGTGGAAGCTGGTCGGCACCGATAAGCGGGAGCCGGAGCTCTACGACCTGCCCAACGACCCGGGCGAATCGAAGAACCTGGCCGCTGCGGAACCCGCGATCGCCCGCAAGCTCCGCTATCAATACGACGCCTGGTTCGCCGACGTCTCGGCCGAACGCGGCTACGCTCCGCCGCGTATCTTTGTCGGGACGCCGCACGAGAATCCGGTGATCCTCTCGCGTCAGGATTGGCGGGGACCGCAGGCCTCCTGGAATGCGGACGGTTTGGGTCACTATGAAATCGACGTACGTAGTACTACAACGTTCGAAGTGACGCTCCGCTTTCCCCCGACGACCCAGGATGCGACCGCCATCCTCACCTGCGGCTCGGTCCGGCAGGAGGTGCCCGTGCCGGCCGGAGCGACACAGGTCGTCCTGTCGAAAGTGGTCCTCCCCCAGGGGCCGGCGAACATAGAGGGAAGCCTCCAGCTCGCCGGCCGCCGCATCGGAGCGCACTACCTCGAACTTCGCACCGGCAAACCGTCCGCAAAGTGA
- a CDS encoding ABC transporter permease, translated as MEKLIKDVRHALRMLARSPGFTAVAVAALALGIGANTAIFSVVNGILLQPLPYSEPDRMVRLAMKFPDGNGYSISIPKYVTWKANTPGLGSICAYNNTGPGLNLTGGSTPEQVKGIHVSAGYFQVFDAAPALGRVFSAEEDRPNGPMLAVLSHGLWQRRFGGDPSVIGRVLVMNGEAYSVIGVLRPSFRAYPPAEIFLPLQADPNSTNQGHYLSVAGRLKPGVQIEAVQAQMAAAAERFRATFPKSIGKQESATAEPLGEAMVGDVKKPLLILLGAVALVLLIACANVANLLLARATHRSREVAIRVALGAGRWRIIQQLLTESILLALMGGGAGFVLGAWGVRGLIALSPTGLPRAEEFAQSTVLDWRVLLFSLVVAMGTGILFGLFPALQISRTDVHGTLKEASSRAGTGRRHWARNTLVVTEIALALILLVGAALLIRTFTGLRQVQAGFNPHQVLAFETSLSGSKYKQTAQVEQLSREVVRRLHTVPGVTSAAIVPFLPLEGGFGLGFTVVGRPLEGGAESTGGATWMYVSDEYFKALEIPVVQGRAFTERDTKLSTPVVVVNEAFSKRFWKKGSPMGERIDIGRGMGPDFAEEPREIVGIVGDVKERGLGSDAPPVMYIPLSQLKDSFMALNNSMAPLSWVVKTSVNPLTVSAAVRQQVLEADSGVAVAHVRAMTDVVGESTAREDFNMTLLTLFAAIALLLAAIGVYGMLSYSVQQRAQEIGIRMALGARGADVLKMIVRQGMLLAGLGVVIGLVGAFGLSRLLASLLYGVKPQDPLTFAVVAGVLLLVSLVACWIPAWRAMKVDPVIALRYE; from the coding sequence ATGGAGAAGCTGATCAAAGACGTTCGCCATGCCCTGCGCATGCTGGCCCGCAGTCCTGGCTTCACGGCGGTGGCAGTGGCCGCGCTGGCCTTGGGGATTGGCGCGAATACCGCGATCTTCTCCGTGGTCAATGGGATCCTGCTGCAGCCGCTGCCCTACAGCGAACCCGACCGCATGGTGCGCCTGGCGATGAAGTTTCCGGACGGGAACGGCTACTCCATCTCCATCCCGAAGTACGTCACGTGGAAGGCCAACACGCCCGGCTTGGGCTCCATCTGCGCGTACAACAACACCGGCCCGGGGCTGAACCTGACGGGCGGCAGTACGCCTGAACAGGTGAAGGGGATTCACGTCTCGGCCGGCTATTTCCAGGTTTTCGATGCCGCTCCCGCGCTGGGCCGGGTCTTCTCGGCTGAGGAAGACCGGCCCAATGGGCCGATGCTGGCCGTGCTGAGCCACGGCCTCTGGCAACGGCGCTTTGGCGGCGACCCGTCGGTGATTGGACGCGTGCTCGTCATGAATGGCGAGGCCTACTCGGTGATCGGCGTGCTGCGCCCCTCGTTCCGAGCCTATCCTCCCGCCGAAATCTTCCTGCCGCTGCAGGCGGATCCGAACTCCACAAACCAGGGCCACTACCTTTCCGTGGCGGGCCGGCTCAAGCCGGGTGTGCAGATTGAGGCGGTGCAGGCCCAGATGGCGGCGGCGGCGGAGCGGTTTCGGGCCACGTTCCCGAAGTCGATCGGCAAACAGGAGTCAGCCACGGCCGAACCGCTGGGCGAGGCGATGGTGGGCGACGTGAAGAAGCCGCTGCTGATCCTGCTGGGGGCGGTGGCGCTGGTGCTGCTGATTGCGTGCGCGAATGTGGCCAATCTGCTGCTGGCGCGAGCGACGCACCGGTCCAGGGAGGTGGCGATCCGGGTGGCGCTGGGCGCGGGCCGCTGGCGCATCATCCAGCAACTGCTGACGGAGAGCATCCTGCTGGCCCTGATGGGCGGGGGAGCCGGGTTTGTACTCGGGGCGTGGGGGGTGCGCGGGCTGATCGCGTTGAGCCCAACCGGCCTGCCGAGAGCCGAGGAGTTCGCGCAGTCCACCGTACTGGACTGGCGGGTCCTGTTATTTTCGCTGGTGGTGGCCATGGGTACGGGCATCCTGTTTGGACTGTTCCCTGCCCTGCAGATCTCGCGGACCGACGTGCACGGAACCTTGAAGGAGGCTTCGTCGCGTGCGGGCACCGGCCGCCGGCACTGGGCCCGGAACACGCTGGTGGTGACCGAGATCGCGCTGGCGCTGATCCTGCTGGTGGGCGCGGCGCTGCTGATCCGGACCTTCACGGGGTTGAGGCAGGTGCAGGCCGGGTTCAATCCGCATCAGGTGCTGGCGTTCGAAACATCGCTTTCGGGTTCAAAGTACAAACAGACGGCCCAGGTGGAGCAGTTATCCCGGGAGGTGGTGCGGCGGCTGCATACGGTGCCGGGCGTGACGTCGGCGGCGATTGTGCCGTTCCTGCCGTTGGAAGGCGGCTTCGGCCTGGGCTTCACGGTTGTGGGGCGGCCGCTGGAAGGCGGGGCGGAGTCGACTGGCGGGGCCACCTGGATGTACGTGTCGGATGAGTATTTCAAAGCCCTGGAGATCCCGGTAGTGCAGGGGCGCGCGTTTACTGAGCGGGATACGAAGCTATCGACGCCTGTAGTGGTGGTCAACGAAGCCTTCTCGAAGCGGTTTTGGAAGAAAGGCAGCCCGATGGGCGAGCGGATCGACATCGGCCGGGGCATGGGGCCGGATTTCGCTGAAGAGCCTCGCGAGATTGTGGGCATCGTCGGGGATGTGAAGGAGCGCGGACTGGGCAGTGACGCTCCGCCGGTGATGTACATCCCGCTCTCGCAGTTGAAGGACAGCTTCATGGCGCTGAACAACTCGATGGCGCCGCTGAGTTGGGTAGTGAAGACGTCGGTGAATCCGCTGACGGTGAGCGCGGCCGTGCGGCAGCAGGTGTTGGAGGCCGACAGCGGCGTGGCGGTGGCGCATGTGCGGGCGATGACCGATGTAGTGGGCGAATCGACGGCTCGGGAAGACTTCAATATGACCCTGCTGACGCTGTTCGCGGCGATTGCGCTGCTGCTGGCGGCCATCGGGGTGTATGGCATGTTGTCTTACTCGGTGCAGCAGCGGGCGCAGGAGATCGGCATCCGCATGGCGTTGGGCGCGCGCGGGGCGGATGTGTTGAAGATGATTGTGCGGCAGGGCATGTTGCTGGCCGGGCTGGGTGTGGTGATCGGCCTGGTGGGTGCATTTGGGTTGTCGCGCCTGCTGGCGTCGCTGCTGTATGGGGTGAAGCCGCAGGATCCGCTGACGTTCGCCGTGGTGGCGGGTGTGCTGCTGCTGGTCTCGCTGGTGGCCTGCTGGATTCCGGCCTGGCGGGCGATGAAGGTGGATCCGGTGATCGCGCTGCGGTATGAATGA
- a CDS encoding ROK family protein yields MQVVAGVDLGGTAVNYTLINAEEQFLIDGLQEHPARSKEGPEICLQQIVDGLHIAVEKLGLTMDNVAVVGLDTPGPASASGVLSAEGSTNFVHANWASYDIRENLALKLGKPVSYLNDGNAGALWGHFSLFGGSSGSTSISAIVGTGLGGGVIIEDNVVKGRKGFGGELGHVLIPYQSIRGIEGIVPQCNCGRVGDLEALCSLTAIEKTFLPYFFQKFPGHDLEKLGDIHKAAKAVRGLAEKGDPMCKEIFRVQAHALGVFFDEMVNTFDPDALIVGGGAIETSVEFQQWFISEIRAGMPEQRAEQADIPIHIMPNGDTAGARGAAVEALKIARQGGLI; encoded by the coding sequence ATGCAGGTAGTAGCAGGCGTGGACCTTGGCGGCACGGCCGTCAATTACACTCTGATTAACGCGGAAGAGCAGTTTTTGATCGACGGGTTGCAGGAGCATCCGGCGCGATCGAAAGAGGGTCCGGAGATCTGCCTGCAGCAGATCGTGGACGGGCTGCATATCGCGGTGGAGAAGCTGGGCCTGACGATGGACAACGTCGCCGTGGTGGGCCTGGACACGCCGGGTCCGGCGAGCGCGTCGGGCGTGCTGAGCGCGGAAGGCTCGACGAACTTCGTCCACGCGAACTGGGCGTCGTATGACATCCGCGAGAATCTGGCACTGAAGCTCGGCAAGCCGGTGTCTTACCTGAACGACGGCAACGCGGGCGCGCTGTGGGGCCATTTCTCCCTGTTTGGCGGGAGTTCGGGGTCGACGTCGATCTCGGCGATTGTCGGGACGGGCCTGGGCGGCGGCGTCATCATCGAAGACAACGTGGTGAAGGGCCGCAAGGGGTTCGGCGGCGAACTGGGCCACGTACTGATCCCTTACCAGAGCATTCGCGGGATTGAAGGCATTGTGCCGCAGTGCAATTGCGGACGCGTCGGCGATCTGGAAGCGCTCTGCTCGCTGACGGCGATTGAGAAGACGTTCCTGCCGTATTTCTTCCAGAAGTTCCCGGGTCATGACCTGGAAAAGCTGGGCGATATTCACAAGGCGGCGAAGGCGGTGCGCGGGCTGGCCGAGAAGGGCGACCCGATGTGCAAGGAGATCTTCCGGGTCCAGGCCCATGCGCTGGGCGTATTCTTTGACGAGATGGTGAATACGTTCGATCCGGATGCGCTGATTGTGGGCGGCGGAGCCATTGAGACTTCGGTCGAGTTCCAGCAGTGGTTCATCTCAGAGATCCGCGCCGGCATGCCGGAACAGCGCGCTGAGCAGGCGGATATCCCGATCCATATCATGCCGAATGGGGATACGGCCGGAGCCCGCGGGGCCGCCGTCGAAGCGTTAAAGATTGCGCGGCAGGGTGGACTGATTTAG
- a CDS encoding serine hydrolase domain-containing protein — MPSRPTLRYALLAALVLTLAALGFVAHSVASTANAVAAKTLCSDVFLSRRTPQAVIEQDLRPDNPLAPLQRFSVETASASVSLLGLWTRRAIHRPGLSCTLLNGVTEAALRAQPLPEPAPPPQPETPLPPSNIDGILQMAFEEPGGAHALRTRAVVVMRDGQFIAERYAPGFHRDMPLLSWSMAKSITNALLALRTANGALDIRRPAAVPEWASASDPRHAITPEQLLRMSSGLAFRETRTALPADALNMLFRQPDAGAYAADMPLEAAPGTQWQYSSGTTNILSRLLRDTFHGDLQAYWNFPRQALFDPIGARHMMLEVDPSGTFVGSSFAYATARDWARLGQLFLDDGMVQGRRLLPEGWTRFATTPAPAAPHGSYGAHVWLNRGSENERQWPLLPDDTYSFQGYEGQLVIIVPTYHLVMVRMGLTRTGATWDPNRYLPSILAALE; from the coding sequence ATGCCTAGCCGGCCTACACTTCGCTACGCACTGCTCGCCGCCCTCGTTCTCACCCTTGCGGCCCTTGGCTTCGTCGCTCATTCCGTCGCTTCCACCGCTAACGCCGTCGCCGCCAAAACGCTCTGTTCCGATGTCTTCCTCTCGCGCCGCACGCCCCAGGCTGTGATCGAGCAGGACCTCCGCCCGGACAACCCGCTCGCCCCGCTGCAGCGCTTCTCTGTCGAAACAGCCTCCGCTTCCGTCTCGCTGCTGGGACTCTGGACCCGCCGCGCCATCCATCGTCCCGGACTCAGCTGCACGCTGCTCAACGGAGTCACCGAAGCCGCACTACGCGCCCAGCCTCTGCCTGAACCCGCGCCGCCGCCGCAGCCGGAGACCCCTCTCCCGCCCAGTAACATCGACGGCATTCTCCAGATGGCCTTCGAGGAACCGGGCGGCGCTCACGCCCTGCGCACCCGCGCGGTCGTTGTCATGCGCGACGGACAGTTCATAGCCGAGCGGTACGCCCCCGGTTTCCACCGCGACATGCCGCTGCTCTCCTGGTCGATGGCCAAGAGCATCACCAACGCCCTGCTCGCCCTGCGAACAGCCAACGGAGCCTTGGATATCCGCCGGCCCGCCGCGGTCCCGGAATGGGCCAGCGCCTCCGACCCGCGCCACGCCATCACGCCCGAGCAACTCCTCCGCATGTCCAGCGGGCTTGCTTTCCGCGAAACCCGGACCGCCCTGCCCGCCGACGCCCTCAACATGCTCTTCCGCCAGCCGGACGCCGGAGCCTACGCCGCTGACATGCCGCTGGAGGCCGCGCCCGGCACGCAGTGGCAATACTCGAGCGGGACCACCAATATCCTGTCGCGTCTGCTCCGGGACACCTTCCACGGTGACCTGCAGGCTTATTGGAACTTTCCGAGGCAGGCGCTGTTCGATCCCATCGGCGCCCGCCACATGATGCTGGAAGTCGACCCCAGCGGCACCTTCGTCGGCTCTTCGTTCGCCTACGCCACCGCCCGCGACTGGGCTCGCCTGGGCCAGTTGTTCCTGGACGATGGAATGGTGCAGGGCCGCCGGCTGCTGCCGGAGGGCTGGACCCGATTTGCGACAACCCCCGCCCCGGCCGCGCCCCACGGCAGCTATGGAGCCCACGTCTGGCTGAACCGCGGCTCAGAGAATGAACGCCAGTGGCCGCTCCTGCCGGACGACACTTACTCGTTCCAGGGCTATGAAGGGCAACTGGTAATCATCGTGCCGACTTATCATCTGGTGATGGTCCGCATGGGCCTCACCCGCACCGGAGCCACTTGGGATCCCAATCGCTATCTGCCGTCGATCCTGGCCGCCCTCGAGTAA
- a CDS encoding peptidoglycan-binding domain-containing protein produces the protein MSDAWKEIDDYLRAHGVRIGPPTTGQTTGGGHATNSYHYVGTARDYGLYDSDAAAVARCLHPIARMRHSPLAELFFGPLNIWYVNGNRVPGGSIGGHMDHCHAALVPGRHMPKNQAGPAAAHKITHKTTRRAPKTFTQPWQEIDEFLHRRSVRIGPPTQEQTNGGKHEPGSYHYRGLARDYGVGDSDAPKVAQVLLPIARRPRGPIFELFFAPLNIWLQDGRPVDPKRIGGHTDHVHVALEIGRHLVGDAIPPQSTAIPGRSGSGSGFGSGRSVMAVLDYGAAGTDVVQLQQHLNAAGAHLVVDGKFGPKTEEAVMNFQRVRGLTQDGIVGPKTWASLLKH, from the coding sequence ATGTCTGATGCCTGGAAGGAGATCGACGACTATCTGCGCGCCCACGGTGTGCGCATCGGTCCGCCCACGACGGGGCAAACCACTGGTGGCGGCCACGCCACGAACTCTTACCACTACGTCGGTACCGCTCGCGACTACGGCCTCTACGACAGCGATGCCGCCGCTGTCGCCCGCTGCCTGCATCCCATCGCGCGCATGCGCCATTCACCGCTGGCGGAGCTCTTCTTTGGGCCGCTCAACATCTGGTACGTCAACGGCAATCGCGTACCCGGCGGCAGCATCGGCGGGCACATGGATCACTGCCACGCGGCGCTCGTACCGGGCCGCCACATGCCGAAGAATCAGGCCGGACCCGCCGCCGCGCACAAGATTACGCACAAGACCACCCGCCGCGCGCCAAAGACCTTCACCCAACCCTGGCAGGAGATCGACGAGTTCCTCCACCGGCGCTCCGTTCGCATTGGGCCGCCTACACAGGAACAAACCAACGGCGGCAAGCACGAGCCGGGGTCGTACCATTACCGCGGCCTCGCCCGCGACTACGGCGTGGGTGACTCAGACGCCCCGAAAGTCGCCCAGGTCCTGCTGCCCATCGCCCGCCGCCCGCGCGGTCCCATCTTTGAACTCTTCTTCGCGCCGCTGAATATCTGGCTGCAGGACGGACGTCCTGTGGACCCCAAACGCATCGGCGGACATACCGATCACGTCCACGTCGCACTGGAAATAGGACGCCATCTCGTCGGAGACGCCATCCCGCCGCAATCCACGGCGATTCCCGGCCGGTCCGGCAGCGGTTCGGGCTTCGGCTCGGGGCGCTCCGTCATGGCTGTGCTGGATTACGGTGCGGCCGGCACCGACGTCGTTCAACTCCAGCAGCATTTGAATGCGGCCGGGGCGCACCTCGTCGTCGATGGTAAGTTCGGACCCAAAACCGAAGAGGCCGTCATGAACTTTCAACGCGTCCGCGGCCTGACTCAGGACGGCATTGTCGGACCTAAAACCTGGGCCTCCCTGCTGAAACACTAG
- a CDS encoding Gfo/Idh/MocA family protein: MPDETQITGATRREFVATAAGVGLGLTALQYKAMAAPGASDKIRVGFIGLGGQGTGRLNEFLKHPDVEAVAVCDVDQKHVERAAGIVEKARGVKPEIFHDYRKLLERKDIDAVMVGTPDHWHALPTVQACQAGKDVFVEKPLCYSIGEGRAMANAAQKHSRVTQMGNHIHNDLPNYRRVVEMVQSGKLGKINRVYCAMASGEKSLGKPADTAPPPELDYDFWQGPAPKRPYNPNRSHFTYRYFWDYSSGYFIDFWCHYADVAYWALDLKAPKNVSAAGGRWLVDDNAETPDTLEVLYEYPELVLSWTLHPKGRPGYEHMGSCVIFEGTEATLVTNYNRNEIWAKGKLAPDFPRPEPSIPNSPGHIREFLDAVKSRKPTTCNIDYGYRLTKGGLLGVIAFRTGERIYWDDQKEKIIGKSKGHDLVSRKYRKPWKLS, translated from the coding sequence ATGCCAGACGAAACACAAATCACAGGTGCGACCCGGCGGGAATTCGTGGCCACGGCGGCGGGTGTGGGCCTCGGCTTGACAGCCCTGCAATACAAGGCGATGGCGGCTCCAGGCGCCAGTGACAAGATCCGTGTGGGCTTCATCGGATTGGGCGGCCAGGGCACAGGGCGGCTGAACGAATTCCTCAAGCATCCGGACGTGGAGGCGGTGGCCGTCTGCGACGTCGACCAGAAGCATGTGGAGCGGGCGGCGGGCATCGTGGAGAAGGCGCGCGGTGTGAAGCCGGAGATCTTCCACGACTACCGGAAGCTGCTGGAGCGCAAAGACATCGACGCCGTGATGGTGGGCACGCCGGATCACTGGCATGCGCTGCCGACCGTGCAGGCGTGCCAGGCCGGCAAAGACGTCTTCGTGGAAAAGCCGCTGTGCTACTCCATCGGCGAAGGCCGCGCCATGGCCAATGCGGCCCAAAAACATTCGCGTGTGACGCAGATGGGCAATCACATTCACAACGACCTGCCGAACTACCGGCGCGTGGTGGAGATGGTGCAGTCCGGCAAGTTGGGCAAGATCAATCGCGTCTACTGCGCCATGGCGAGCGGCGAAAAGTCGCTGGGCAAGCCGGCCGACACGGCTCCGCCACCCGAGCTCGACTACGATTTCTGGCAAGGACCGGCGCCGAAGCGGCCGTATAATCCGAACCGCTCCCATTTCACCTACCGGTATTTCTGGGATTATTCCAGCGGCTATTTCATCGACTTCTGGTGCCACTACGCGGACGTGGCGTACTGGGCGCTGGACCTGAAGGCTCCGAAGAATGTCTCGGCGGCCGGCGGACGCTGGCTGGTGGACGACAACGCGGAGACGCCGGATACGCTGGAAGTTCTCTATGAATACCCGGAGCTCGTGCTTTCCTGGACATTGCATCCCAAGGGGCGGCCCGGCTACGAGCACATGGGCAGTTGCGTGATCTTCGAGGGCACGGAAGCGACGCTTGTCACGAATTACAACCGGAATGAGATCTGGGCGAAGGGGAAACTGGCTCCGGATTTTCCACGGCCCGAGCCGAGTATCCCGAATTCTCCGGGCCATATCCGGGAGTTCCTGGATGCCGTCAAGTCGCGCAAACCCACCACCTGCAACATCGACTACGGTTACCGGCTGACGAAGGGTGGGCTGCTGGGTGTGATCGCGTTCCGTACCGGCGAGCGCATCTACTGGGACGATCAGAAGGAGAAGATCATCGGCAAATCGAAGGGGCATGACCTGGTCTCGCGGAAGTACCGCAAGCCCTGGAAGTTGAGCTAG
- a CDS encoding glycoside hydrolase family 140 protein, protein MRAAVWAPIVLMAGLAGGLVGQPAAPFSHGPLMVSQNHRFLQHKDGTPFFWLGDTGWLLCQQLTREEAEKYLADRKAKGFTVIQVMLLHTAADRNAYGAPALVERDPGRPAEKPGHAQAGYDYWDHVDWVLAAAARHGLYVAMVPAWGTLVKKRELNDQNVAAYAGWLAARYKDRPNVIWMTGGDIQGDVHHEVWRRMGQALRHGDPHHLITFHPFGRTRSATWFHNDPWLDFNMFQSGHQSYEQDTEGPDPKGEDNWRYVAEDYALTPVKPTIDGEPSYEQIPRGLHDKAQPRWNENDCRRYAYWSVFAGAFGHTYGDNSVMQMFKPEDKDPSFTPKKPWYEALDDPGARQMQYLAKLVRSRPFFERVPDQSVVAGENGARYERVAVTRGKAYLFAYTYTGRPFELNLGVLPGEKLMGWWYSPRDGKSKSIGLLKNEGVKRFTPPGTPAEGNDWVLVLDSVQQGFPAPGTVLSGD, encoded by the coding sequence ATGCGAGCCGCGGTATGGGCTCCGATCGTATTGATGGCCGGACTGGCGGGCGGGTTGGTTGGACAGCCCGCCGCTCCGTTCTCCCACGGGCCGTTGATGGTTTCCCAGAATCACCGGTTTCTGCAGCATAAAGATGGCACCCCGTTCTTCTGGCTGGGCGACACGGGCTGGCTGCTGTGCCAGCAGTTGACTCGCGAAGAGGCGGAGAAGTATCTGGCCGACCGGAAGGCGAAGGGCTTTACGGTGATCCAGGTGATGCTGCTGCATACGGCGGCGGACCGCAACGCGTACGGGGCTCCGGCGCTGGTGGAGCGGGATCCGGGCAGACCGGCCGAGAAGCCGGGCCATGCGCAGGCGGGCTACGACTACTGGGATCACGTGGACTGGGTGCTGGCCGCGGCGGCACGCCACGGCCTGTATGTGGCGATGGTGCCGGCCTGGGGCACCCTGGTGAAGAAGCGCGAGTTGAACGACCAGAACGTGGCGGCGTATGCGGGCTGGCTGGCCGCGCGTTATAAGGACCGCCCGAATGTTATCTGGATGACAGGCGGCGACATCCAGGGCGATGTCCATCACGAGGTCTGGCGCAGGATGGGCCAAGCCCTGCGCCATGGCGATCCGCATCACCTGATCACGTTCCATCCGTTCGGGCGGACGCGGTCGGCGACATGGTTCCACAACGACCCGTGGCTGGACTTCAATATGTTCCAGTCGGGCCACCAGAGCTACGAGCAGGACACAGAAGGCCCCGATCCCAAGGGTGAAGACAACTGGCGGTATGTCGCCGAGGACTACGCGCTGACGCCGGTGAAGCCGACCATCGACGGCGAACCTTCGTACGAGCAGATCCCACGCGGCCTGCACGACAAGGCGCAGCCCCGCTGGAACGAGAACGATTGCCGGCGGTATGCCTACTGGTCGGTGTTCGCGGGCGCGTTCGGGCATACCTACGGCGACAACTCCGTCATGCAGATGTTCAAGCCGGAGGACAAGGATCCGTCGTTCACGCCGAAGAAGCCGTGGTACGAGGCGCTTGACGATCCAGGCGCGAGGCAGATGCAGTACCTGGCGAAGCTCGTGCGTTCGAGGCCGTTTTTCGAGCGCGTGCCGGACCAGAGTGTCGTAGCGGGCGAGAACGGGGCACGCTATGAGCGGGTGGCCGTCACTCGCGGCAAGGCCTACCTGTTCGCGTACACCTACACCGGCCGGCCCTTCGAGTTGAATCTCGGAGTGCTGCCGGGCGAGAAACTCATGGGCTGGTGGTACAGCCCGCGGGACGGCAAGTCGAAGTCGATTGGACTGCTGAAGAATGAGGGAGTGAAGAGGTTCACGCCGCCCGGCACGCCGGCCGAGGGGAACGACTGGGTACTGGTGCTGGATTCCGTACAGCAGGGCTTCCCTGCCCCGGGCACGGTGCTGAGCGGCGACTGA